Proteins from one Pontibacter korlensis genomic window:
- a CDS encoding GtrA family protein, translating into MLTFVKAQAASIAASAVDFLVTIIAVELFGLWYVAGTVMGTVSGGITHFMLGRTWVFRAADKSIPRQAIKYFLVWKGSLLLNATGVYLITHYGGINYIYSKIFMSLLVGFFYNYIIQKKYVFR; encoded by the coding sequence ATGCTCACCTTCGTCAAGGCGCAGGCTGCTTCTATAGCTGCTTCTGCTGTCGATTTTCTGGTGACGATCATCGCTGTGGAGCTGTTCGGCCTCTGGTATGTAGCCGGTACAGTCATGGGCACAGTTTCAGGTGGAATAACGCATTTTATGTTGGGTAGGACCTGGGTGTTTAGAGCCGCAGACAAAAGCATTCCGAGGCAGGCAATAAAGTATTTTTTGGTTTGGAAAGGAAGCTTACTGCTCAATGCCACAGGCGTTTACCTGATTACCCACTATGGAGGGATAAACTACATATACTCTAAGATCTTTATGTCTCTGCTAGTCGGGTTTTTCTATAACTACATCATACAAAAGAAGTATGTTTTCCGATAA
- a CDS encoding ABC-F family ATP-binding cassette domain-containing protein: MISVDAVAVEFNGAALFSNVTFNINENDRIALMGKNGAGKSTLLKVIAGVNKPTRGKVSAPKEAVIAYLPQHLLTDDDCTVFEEASKAFSKILDMKKQMDYLNSELETRTDYESDEYYAIIEQVSELSEKYYSVEEINYDAEVEKTLKGLGFSREDFHRPTTEFSGGWRMRIELAKILLQQPDLILLDEPTNHLDIESIQWLEDFLVNNAKAVMVISHDKAFVDNITNRTIEVTMGRIYDYKVNYSQYLQLRQERREQQQKQYEDQQKEIAEITAFIERFKGTYSKTLQVQSRVKMLEKMEIIEVDEVDTSALNLKFPPAPRSGNYPVIVERLTKKYGDHTVFQDVSLTINRGEKVAFVGKNGEGKSTLIKAIMGEIDYGGNLQLGHNSMIGYFAQNQASLLDESLTVFQTIDEIAVGDVRTKVKDLLGAFMFSGETVEKKVKVLSGGEKTRLAMIKLLLQPVNLLILDEPTNHLDIKTKGILKDALKAFDGTIILVSHDRDFLDGLASKVFEFGNKRIREHFEDINGFLRNKKLENLREIERTAVK; encoded by the coding sequence ATGATTTCAGTAGACGCAGTTGCGGTAGAATTTAATGGAGCAGCGCTCTTTAGCAATGTTACCTTCAACATTAACGAAAATGACCGGATTGCCTTGATGGGTAAGAATGGAGCGGGAAAGTCTACCTTGTTAAAAGTTATTGCCGGTGTAAATAAGCCTACCAGAGGGAAAGTTTCAGCTCCAAAAGAAGCCGTTATTGCTTATCTGCCGCAGCACCTGCTTACTGACGACGACTGTACTGTGTTTGAGGAGGCTTCCAAAGCTTTTTCCAAGATTTTGGATATGAAAAAGCAAATGGACTACCTCAATAGTGAGCTGGAGACACGCACAGATTATGAGTCTGACGAGTACTATGCCATTATAGAGCAGGTATCAGAACTGAGCGAGAAATATTATTCCGTAGAGGAAATAAACTATGATGCTGAGGTTGAAAAGACATTAAAAGGCCTCGGTTTCTCCAGAGAGGATTTCCACCGTCCAACAACAGAGTTTAGCGGTGGCTGGCGCATGCGCATTGAACTCGCCAAAATACTGTTGCAACAGCCTGACCTGATTCTTCTGGATGAGCCTACCAATCACCTGGACATCGAATCGATTCAGTGGCTGGAGGACTTCCTTGTGAACAATGCGAAGGCGGTTATGGTGATCTCGCACGACAAAGCTTTTGTCGATAACATTACCAACCGTACCATTGAGGTTACCATGGGTCGTATTTACGATTACAAGGTGAACTATAGCCAATACCTGCAGCTGCGCCAGGAGCGTCGTGAGCAACAGCAAAAGCAGTATGAAGACCAGCAAAAAGAGATAGCAGAAATCACTGCCTTTATAGAGCGGTTCAAGGGTACCTACTCGAAAACGCTGCAGGTTCAGTCACGGGTGAAAATGCTGGAGAAAATGGAAATCATTGAGGTGGATGAGGTGGATACCTCTGCGCTTAACCTTAAGTTTCCACCGGCTCCTCGCTCGGGTAATTATCCTGTAATTGTGGAGAGACTTACCAAGAAGTATGGAGACCATACAGTATTTCAGGACGTTTCATTAACTATCAACCGTGGTGAGAAGGTAGCTTTTGTAGGTAAAAACGGGGAGGGTAAGTCTACGCTGATCAAGGCCATTATGGGGGAGATTGACTATGGCGGAAATCTTCAGCTGGGACACAACAGCATGATTGGGTACTTTGCTCAGAACCAAGCCTCTCTACTTGATGAGAGCCTGACGGTGTTCCAGACGATCGACGAGATAGCAGTTGGTGACGTTCGCACAAAGGTTAAGGACCTGTTAGGTGCTTTCATGTTCAGTGGCGAAACGGTTGAGAAGAAAGTGAAGGTGCTTTCTGGTGGTGAGAAAACTCGCCTGGCCATGATTAAACTTCTGCTGCAGCCTGTTAATCTCTTGATTCTGGATGAGCCTACAAACCACCTGGACATTAAAACAAAGGGAATTCTGAAAGATGCCCTGAAGGCTTTTGATGGAACAATCATTCTTGTGTCTCACGACAGGGACTTCCTGGATGGCTTAGCTTCCAAAGTGTTCGAGTTTGGTAACAAGCGTATTCGGGAGCACTTTGAGGATATTAACGGCTTCCTGCGCAACAAGAAGCTGGAGAACCTGCGCGAAATAGAGCGAACTGCTGTAAAGTAG
- a CDS encoding phosphatase PAP2 family protein: MRVTTAPAGERKGVSRRSVLALAALSVGYLLLSYVLVGFKTDQLVLVGLANLLYFLSPVTRKFITGFSTFIFFWILYDYMKAFPNYWFNPVHIQDLYNAEKAVFGIQKGDDVLTPNEFWLQHGHPFLDVMSGAFYLTWIPVPLAFAAFLFFWDRRQFVYFSLTFLLVNLLGFVVYYLYPAAPPWYVQLHGFDFIAGTPGNTAGLVRFDEFFDITVFSSLYAKGSNVFAAMPSLHSAYPLIVFYYALRNNLGAVSKVLFGIITAGVWFAAVYTSHHYVLDVLAGIACASCGILLFNWPLARKGGFSKAVDKLVLAIK; this comes from the coding sequence ATGCGTGTTACTACTGCGCCGGCAGGGGAGAGGAAAGGTGTATCGCGCAGAAGCGTGCTGGCTCTGGCGGCACTGTCGGTTGGCTACCTGCTGCTCTCATACGTGCTGGTGGGGTTCAAAACCGACCAACTGGTGCTGGTGGGGCTGGCCAACCTTTTATACTTTCTCTCGCCCGTCACCCGAAAATTCATCACGGGCTTCTCCACTTTCATCTTTTTTTGGATCCTGTATGATTACATGAAGGCTTTCCCGAACTACTGGTTCAATCCGGTACATATCCAGGACCTGTACAATGCGGAAAAAGCAGTTTTCGGCATTCAAAAAGGAGATGATGTGCTTACGCCAAATGAGTTCTGGCTGCAGCACGGCCACCCTTTCCTGGACGTGATGAGCGGTGCCTTCTACCTGACATGGATCCCGGTGCCCCTTGCGTTTGCTGCCTTCCTTTTCTTCTGGGACAGGAGGCAGTTTGTATACTTCTCGCTTACCTTTTTGCTCGTGAACCTGCTGGGCTTTGTCGTGTACTACCTTTACCCTGCGGCTCCGCCCTGGTATGTGCAGCTGCACGGTTTCGACTTTATCGCAGGTACACCCGGGAACACGGCAGGCTTGGTACGCTTCGACGAGTTCTTCGATATAACCGTCTTCAGCTCGCTGTATGCCAAGGGGTCTAATGTGTTTGCTGCCATGCCCTCGCTGCACTCAGCCTACCCGCTCATCGTTTTCTACTACGCGCTCAGAAACAACTTAGGAGCAGTGTCGAAGGTCCTGTTCGGCATCATCACAGCAGGTGTCTGGTTTGCTGCAGTTTATACCTCCCATCACTATGTGCTGGATGTGCTGGCAGGTATCGCGTGCGCCTCTTGCGGCATCCTGCTCTTCAATTGGCCTCTTGCCAGAAAAGGAGGATTCAGTAAGGCTGTAGACAAACTGGTTTTAGCGATCAAGTAG
- a CDS encoding DUF4833 domain-containing protein encodes MRKIYCLVLLLLMCGSLYSTNAFAKVSKTEAKQDSLPVPKGMMFYVQRDPNANTVIYELNKTAQGSLDENEPIHPFWIRYAEGGEHKELNYIQRKFAYGLNTKKLGKDSYELKFVCYSKLALYLRKGNDGAYHVLCKINNREAVLDRIFVRIEGGTFWVPNVLYVELKGRDAATGKMVTERFKP; translated from the coding sequence GTGAGAAAAATATATTGTTTGGTGCTGCTGCTGCTCATGTGCGGCAGCCTGTACAGCACAAACGCCTTTGCCAAAGTCAGCAAAACCGAAGCAAAGCAAGACTCCTTGCCTGTACCCAAAGGCATGATGTTTTACGTTCAGCGCGACCCGAATGCAAACACCGTAATTTATGAACTGAACAAGACAGCCCAGGGCTCGCTCGATGAAAATGAGCCCATCCATCCGTTCTGGATCAGGTATGCCGAAGGAGGAGAGCATAAAGAGCTGAACTACATACAGCGTAAGTTTGCCTATGGCCTGAATACAAAGAAGCTGGGGAAAGACAGCTATGAGCTGAAGTTTGTGTGCTACTCCAAACTGGCCCTGTACCTGCGCAAAGGTAATGACGGTGCCTACCATGTGCTTTGTAAGATCAATAATCGGGAGGCTGTGCTGGACCGCATCTTTGTGCGCATTGAGGGCGGTACCTTCTGGGTGCCCAATGTGCTGTATGTGGAGCTGAAAGGCAGGGATGCCGCTACCGGCAAAATGGTGACAGAACGCTTTAAACCCTGA
- a CDS encoding heme NO-binding domain-containing protein, which yields MKGTYPNEDRMHGSIFVLLKRFVESTYGHSTWVELLQESNVEHTAYLVQEMYPTHEIFAIISKLGEKTEQSVFELLEGYGEFIVPDLMMLYNKYLQPEWRTYDMLLNTEEAMHGAVRREDSRANPPKLLVIKKGSRQLIIEYYSKRRMAGVAIGIIKGIAKYFNESDVVDVMQLTPSDNERVQIKVDFLE from the coding sequence ATGAAGGGAACATACCCCAATGAAGATCGCATGCACGGATCTATCTTCGTGCTGCTTAAACGTTTTGTGGAAAGCACATACGGCCACAGCACTTGGGTAGAGTTGCTGCAGGAGTCTAATGTGGAGCATACAGCATACTTGGTACAGGAGATGTACCCAACGCATGAGATTTTTGCGATCATCAGCAAATTGGGGGAAAAGACGGAACAATCAGTTTTCGAGTTGCTGGAAGGGTATGGGGAGTTTATTGTACCTGACCTGATGATGCTTTACAATAAATATTTGCAACCTGAGTGGCGCACCTACGACATGTTACTAAACACAGAAGAAGCTATGCATGGCGCAGTAAGGCGGGAAGACAGCAGGGCTAATCCTCCTAAACTGCTGGTCATCAAAAAGGGCAGCAGGCAACTTATCATAGAATATTACTCTAAGCGTAGAATGGCTGGAGTAGCCATTGGTATTATAAAAGGAATAGCTAAATATTTCAACGAAAGTGACGTTGTGGATGTGATGCAGCTTACTCCTTCAGATAATGAAAGAGTACAGATAAAAGTAGATTTCCTCGAGTAG
- a CDS encoding sterol desaturase family protein: protein MKKNFVSNSQESVRMFKSDWMEALSKVHYTVPLYIYVPVILLLGWSALFVECLSIPAFFGYAALGLFVWTLTEYVLHRFVFHFVPKAKWALRLHFIFHGVHHDYPNDAKRLVMPPSASIPMALTLYLLFSLLLSGGALHAFFAAFLVGYLFYDISHYALHHFNFKSEFWKKLKKHHMLHHYSDHTKGYGVSSALWDKIFGSDFDKR, encoded by the coding sequence ATGAAGAAGAACTTTGTTTCTAACTCGCAGGAGTCGGTGCGGATGTTTAAGTCTGACTGGATGGAAGCACTCTCCAAGGTGCACTACACGGTGCCGCTTTACATCTATGTGCCGGTCATACTGCTGTTGGGCTGGAGCGCCCTGTTTGTGGAGTGCTTATCCATCCCCGCGTTTTTTGGCTATGCTGCACTGGGGCTGTTTGTCTGGACCCTCACAGAGTATGTGCTGCACCGCTTCGTGTTTCACTTTGTGCCAAAGGCCAAGTGGGCACTGCGCCTGCACTTCATCTTCCACGGGGTGCACCACGACTACCCGAACGATGCGAAGCGGCTCGTGATGCCCCCTTCGGCCAGTATACCGATGGCCTTGACTTTATACCTGCTCTTCTCGCTGTTGCTCTCAGGAGGGGCGCTGCATGCCTTCTTTGCGGCTTTCCTGGTGGGATACCTGTTCTACGACATTTCCCACTATGCGCTGCACCACTTCAACTTTAAGAGCGAGTTCTGGAAAAAATTGAAAAAGCACCACATGCTGCACCACTACTCCGACCACACAAAAGGATACGGTGTCAGTTCTGCCCTATGGGACAAGATATTTGGATCTGATTTTGACAAAAGATAG
- a CDS encoding HAD family hydrolase — MNKKIDTSALNARALHKLTQLSQDDYQAFLYDCDGTLADNMQAHKDTYVKVAADKGVKIDPAIVDEFAGLPIPAVVEQINKRYGSEFDPIAFEKLKSDLFYNEFIAHTIPVQFVVDHLVAHAGSMKIGVVSGGSRKMIQKTLEVLGISNLVEVLVCAGDTPHGKPHPDPFLAAAEQLGVAPEKCLVFEDGEPGVQAAEAAGMKWIRVDKI, encoded by the coding sequence ATGAACAAAAAGATAGATACATCTGCATTGAATGCAAGAGCTCTGCACAAACTTACGCAGCTCAGTCAGGACGACTACCAGGCATTCCTGTACGACTGCGATGGCACTTTAGCCGACAACATGCAGGCGCATAAAGACACCTATGTAAAGGTAGCTGCCGACAAGGGAGTGAAAATTGATCCTGCCATTGTAGATGAGTTTGCCGGCCTGCCCATCCCAGCCGTTGTAGAACAGATAAATAAAAGGTATGGCAGCGAGTTTGACCCGATAGCGTTCGAGAAGCTAAAGTCAGACCTCTTCTATAATGAGTTTATAGCGCATACAATACCGGTTCAGTTTGTTGTGGACCACTTGGTGGCGCATGCCGGTAGTATGAAAATAGGTGTGGTATCTGGAGGTTCCAGAAAGATGATTCAGAAGACACTGGAAGTTTTGGGCATTTCAAACTTAGTGGAGGTGCTGGTTTGTGCTGGCGATACGCCTCATGGTAAACCTCACCCCGATCCCTTCCTGGCAGCGGCAGAGCAACTTGGCGTTGCCCCGGAAAAATGCCTTGTCTTTGAGGACGGTGAGCCAGGCGTACAGGCAGCCGAGGCAGCAGGAATGAAATGGATCAGGGTAGATAAAATATAG
- a CDS encoding CDP-alcohol phosphatidyltransferase family protein encodes MNKQALRNSLQQGIYTVINPFVRLLIKIGFTPNAVTTTGLILNIGVAAVFIWGGETSNRGELEYVGWAGALVLFAGVFDMLDGQVARLGNMKSTFGAMYDSVLDRYSEMIMFMGICYYLIAHHYLLSSLFAFIALIGSMMVSYTRARGEGLGVECKGGLMQRPERVVLIGVSAIACGVTYSFVGHDYKVYVPGIPFHIFETMSVFTLPLTLMAVLTNITAVNRLMDAKRAMQQKEMVTL; translated from the coding sequence ATGAACAAGCAGGCACTACGCAACTCGCTGCAGCAGGGGATATACACCGTTATCAACCCTTTCGTAAGGCTTTTGATTAAGATCGGGTTCACCCCGAACGCTGTTACCACCACAGGCCTGATCCTGAACATCGGAGTGGCGGCTGTCTTTATCTGGGGGGGCGAAACAAGCAACAGGGGAGAGCTGGAGTATGTCGGCTGGGCGGGTGCCTTGGTGCTTTTCGCCGGTGTGTTCGACATGCTGGACGGGCAGGTGGCCAGGCTGGGCAACATGAAGTCAACCTTCGGGGCCATGTACGACTCGGTGTTGGACCGCTACAGCGAGATGATCATGTTCATGGGCATCTGCTATTACCTGATCGCGCACCATTACCTACTCAGCTCCCTGTTTGCCTTTATTGCCTTGATAGGCTCCATGATGGTGAGCTACACCAGGGCGCGTGGCGAAGGGCTGGGCGTCGAGTGCAAGGGCGGCCTGATGCAGCGTCCGGAGCGGGTGGTGCTGATCGGAGTGTCTGCCATTGCCTGCGGTGTTACTTACTCTTTTGTGGGCCACGATTACAAGGTTTATGTGCCAGGCATTCCGTTCCACATTTTTGAGACCATGTCGGTTTTTACGCTGCCTCTTACGCTGATGGCGGTGCTGACCAATATCACTGCAGTGAACAGGCTGATGGATGCGAAAAGAGCCATGCAGCAGAAAGAGATGGTGACCTTATGA
- a CDS encoding alpha/beta hydrolase family protein, whose amino-acid sequence MIKYKFFFLICLAFVQASLQNVVASTACISNVEQFTDSSVLYSRRPVSFKSGGHTLKGQLVVPKQVKSKVPAIVFCVGSSSSSTMAHYASFTAALLEQSLPMDSIAILYFDKRGVGESEGRWYTTDFEGRAADAKAAADYLLTLPFIDSDRIAIVGHSQGGWITQVCLSNYPDTFVGGISLAGPTFNVREQVQNDYASMLMCQEQLAEDAARQKALKMVNRDFFLASLLPVKENWKQLKVIKDFTPTSYLRSVNRPLLLVFGEHDALVSPKHAVAALHDLFPQGVPSNIQHVTIQGANHSFKMSDFCHKGTTKTLPYAEACRSAIRHWIRLHLFN is encoded by the coding sequence ATGATCAAGTACAAATTCTTTTTCCTGATTTGCCTGGCGTTTGTTCAGGCTAGCCTCCAAAATGTTGTTGCCTCAACGGCTTGTATAAGTAATGTGGAGCAGTTCACGGACAGCTCAGTGCTTTACAGCCGCAGGCCTGTTTCTTTCAAAAGCGGTGGGCACACCTTGAAGGGGCAACTTGTAGTGCCCAAGCAGGTGAAATCCAAAGTGCCGGCTATTGTTTTCTGCGTAGGCTCCAGCAGTTCCTCTACAATGGCTCATTATGCGTCCTTTACGGCGGCGCTGCTGGAGCAAAGTCTTCCTATGGACAGCATCGCAATTTTATACTTTGACAAAAGGGGGGTAGGGGAGTCAGAGGGGAGATGGTATACCACAGATTTTGAGGGCAGGGCAGCAGATGCCAAGGCTGCAGCCGATTATTTACTGACTTTACCTTTTATAGACAGCGATAGGATTGCCATAGTTGGTCATAGCCAGGGAGGCTGGATTACACAGGTTTGCCTTTCCAATTATCCAGACACTTTTGTAGGAGGGATTTCGCTGGCAGGACCTACCTTCAATGTGCGGGAGCAGGTACAAAATGACTATGCCAGCATGCTTATGTGCCAGGAGCAACTTGCGGAGGATGCAGCGCGACAAAAAGCGCTGAAGATGGTAAACCGTGATTTTTTCCTGGCCTCACTATTGCCTGTTAAGGAAAACTGGAAGCAGCTAAAAGTTATAAAGGACTTTACGCCAACCTCATATTTGAGGTCTGTAAACCGCCCGCTTTTACTGGTTTTCGGTGAGCATGATGCATTAGTATCTCCCAAACATGCAGTAGCGGCCTTACATGATCTTTTCCCGCAGGGGGTTCCGTCCAACATTCAGCATGTAACCATACAAGGAGCCAACCATTCCTTTAAAATGTCTGATTTCTGCCATAAGGGAACGACAAAAACACTGCCCTATGCAGAGGCTTGCAGAAGCGCCATCCGACATTGGATTCGCTTGCACCTATTTAACTAG
- a CDS encoding group III truncated hemoglobin: MAQTQDILTLDDIKLLVDTFYTRVRADKMLGPVFEERIEDRWPKHLDTMYRFWQTVLLEQYTYQGRPGAKHITLPVGVEHFERWLVLFFTTIDELFSGEKATEAKWRAEKMADMFVSKIAFYQKNNGRGIL, encoded by the coding sequence ATGGCACAAACACAGGACATTCTCACCCTCGATGACATCAAGCTACTGGTAGATACTTTCTACACCCGTGTAAGAGCTGATAAAATGCTCGGGCCTGTTTTTGAAGAAAGAATTGAAGACAGGTGGCCAAAGCACCTGGATACAATGTACCGCTTTTGGCAAACTGTGCTGTTGGAGCAGTATACTTACCAAGGCAGACCCGGTGCTAAGCACATTACCTTACCAGTGGGCGTTGAGCACTTTGAGCGGTGGCTCGTGCTCTTCTTTACCACTATAGATGAGCTTTTTTCCGGAGAGAAAGCGACAGAGGCAAAGTGGCGGGCAGAGAAAATGGCCGATATGTTCGTCTCAAAGATAGCTTTTTACCAGAAAAACAATGGCAGGGGTATTCTATAA
- a CDS encoding metallophosphoesterase family protein — protein sequence MKKHSFLLLVLTLFLTACEEVFEYHPNQIRLNDSELGLTARNVEKIRQQNPDDTVRIVVMGDTQRFYDSAEKFVKAANKLKNIDFVMHQGDISDFGMTQEFRWVHDIMKNLRFPYLTVIGNHDLLANGKKVYQQMYGDLNYSFVYGQVKFIFLDTNGREYDFNGIVPDITWLQAQLAHTPESDWQQAVIVSHMSPFGGDYDSRLSIPFQQTLEQSGRVHLSLHGHEHNWQTIEQEASDITYHITTSTNNRGFSYVEIWNGGFRIKRIHY from the coding sequence ATGAAAAAGCATTCCTTTCTTTTACTAGTCCTCACTCTATTCCTGACAGCTTGTGAGGAAGTTTTTGAGTACCACCCTAATCAAATCAGGCTTAACGACAGTGAGCTTGGTTTAACGGCACGCAACGTGGAGAAGATTCGGCAGCAGAACCCGGATGATACCGTTCGGATAGTTGTGATGGGGGATACGCAGCGTTTTTATGACAGTGCAGAGAAGTTCGTGAAAGCAGCCAACAAACTCAAGAACATAGACTTTGTGATGCACCAGGGGGATATCTCGGACTTCGGAATGACGCAGGAGTTCAGGTGGGTGCATGACATCATGAAGAACCTGCGGTTCCCCTACCTGACGGTTATAGGCAACCATGATCTGCTGGCAAATGGCAAGAAAGTATACCAGCAGATGTACGGCGACCTGAATTATAGTTTCGTTTATGGGCAAGTCAAATTCATTTTCCTGGATACCAATGGCAGGGAATACGACTTCAACGGGATAGTGCCCGACATTACGTGGCTACAGGCTCAGCTTGCCCATACTCCGGAGTCGGACTGGCAGCAGGCCGTCATTGTTTCCCACATGTCCCCATTCGGCGGTGACTATGACAGCAGGCTGAGCATACCCTTTCAGCAGACGCTGGAGCAGAGTGGCCGTGTTCATCTTAGCCTGCATGGCCACGAGCATAACTGGCAGACTATAGAGCAAGAGGCAAGCGACATCACTTATCACATTACAACTTCCACCAACAACAGGGGCTTTTCTTATGTAGAGATCTGGAATGGTGGGTTCCGCATCAAAAGAATTCATTACTAA
- a CDS encoding phosphatidylglycerophosphatase A — MITVHKLVSTSLGIGYIGRGGGTVAAVMACLCLYLMHMAGGSQLVWWLPAVTVLLTALGVWSADEVEPHWGKDDKKVVIDEVAGMYISLLLIPVTPGSLIAGLVLFRFFDIVKPLYIRRLEKVGGGLGVMLDDVVAGVYANIVLQTLLYFKIL, encoded by the coding sequence ATGATAACAGTACACAAACTTGTTTCCACCAGCCTGGGCATTGGTTATATAGGCAGAGGAGGAGGTACAGTAGCCGCTGTGATGGCCTGCCTTTGCCTGTACCTAATGCATATGGCTGGTGGGAGCCAGCTTGTTTGGTGGCTGCCTGCAGTTACTGTATTACTAACAGCCTTGGGTGTATGGTCTGCAGATGAGGTGGAGCCGCACTGGGGCAAAGACGATAAAAAAGTGGTGATAGACGAGGTGGCGGGCATGTACATCAGCTTATTGCTTATACCTGTCACACCCGGCTCTCTCATTGCTGGTTTAGTTTTATTTCGGTTTTTCGATATCGTAAAGCCGCTTTACATCAGAAGACTGGAGAAAGTAGGTGGAGGCTTAGGCGTAATGCTGGACGACGTAGTAGCGGGCGTTTACGCAAACATTGTTTTACAAACACTTCTTTATTTCAAGATACTCTAA
- a CDS encoding class I SAM-dependent methyltransferase, whose product MEELKRHLNQQFLYNKLKNVFCNESLSDFGFSPAIKDYLKSNLQSLKQMSVKDEETLGDYLADKAIASFSQANQFYHFDSFDRERLRRLYKGLLSRLRGIPVPVEDEALEAIAKQHYRSLQSWLKQSNPFAKLLYKNSEPYLDQEVVCAEYTAQAQLELLNINLAVLQEPVLDLGCGSQAFLVKLLRSMGVEAYGIDRNVTPTEYLLQSDWFEFDLVPERWGTIISNLGFSNHFQHHHLRAGGDYTRYARRFMEILQSMKVGGTFYYAPDLPFIEQYLDASTFDVQKIAVQDTPYFASKILKLQKTF is encoded by the coding sequence ATGGAAGAGTTAAAGAGACACCTTAATCAGCAGTTTCTTTACAATAAATTGAAGAACGTCTTCTGCAATGAAAGCCTCAGCGACTTTGGCTTTTCTCCGGCTATCAAAGACTACTTGAAGAGCAACCTGCAGTCACTGAAGCAAATGAGCGTAAAGGATGAGGAGACGTTAGGTGATTATTTGGCTGATAAAGCAATTGCCTCATTCAGTCAGGCCAACCAGTTCTACCACTTTGATAGCTTTGACAGGGAAAGGTTGAGACGATTGTACAAAGGCTTACTTAGCAGGCTCAGAGGGATACCTGTACCTGTTGAGGATGAAGCGCTAGAGGCAATAGCAAAACAGCACTACCGTAGCTTGCAGAGCTGGCTTAAACAATCAAACCCTTTCGCTAAGCTATTGTATAAAAATTCTGAACCATATCTGGACCAGGAGGTGGTTTGTGCAGAATATACGGCACAAGCTCAACTGGAGCTCCTGAACATTAATCTTGCTGTGTTGCAAGAGCCTGTTCTCGATTTAGGCTGTGGTTCTCAGGCTTTCCTGGTAAAACTGTTGAGATCTATGGGCGTGGAGGCATATGGCATTGATCGCAATGTTACGCCCACTGAATATCTTCTTCAGTCTGACTGGTTTGAGTTTGATCTGGTACCGGAGAGGTGGGGGACCATTATTAGCAACCTGGGTTTCTCGAACCACTTCCAGCACCATCACCTCAGAGCAGGTGGGGATTACACACGCTATGCACGGCGCTTCATGGAAATACTGCAGAGTATGAAAGTAGGAGGGACATTTTATTATGCGCCTGACCTTCCTTTCATCGAGCAATACCTGGATGCGTCTACCTTTGATGTGCAAAAAATAGCTGTGCAGGATACGCCTTACTTTGCTTCTAAAATATTGAAGCTTCAGAAGACCTTTTGA